In a genomic window of Streptomyces roseoviridis:
- the lepB gene encoding signal peptidase I → MGRRGKTPAGRRAAGPGPRGGDGAGGEGRRGGETGTRGGGRRPREGRHSGGEGRAPHGRAERRRLARKVKRRRRRSAVTEIPLLLTVAVLIALALKTFLVQAFVIPSGSMEQTIRIDDRVLVDKLTPWFGATPQRGDVVVFRDPGNWLQQDPAPPADDPVGVKQLKQALTFIGLLPSADEQDLIKRVVAVGGDTVKCCGEDGRLTVNGVPVEEPYLHPGNAPSTIPFEVKVPPGRIFVLGDHRSDSADSRFHLDEKDHGTVSEDQVVGRAVVIAWPVGHWRRLEERSAFASVPDGGAVRAAEAGGPSHSVSQRNTNGLPWLPTPAELLLVMGVVGLSLSWDGRLHGVRSGCGGFGRRRTVRTRRAREEARAARTGGGHDG, encoded by the coding sequence ATGGGTAGACGGGGCAAGACCCCCGCCGGCCGCCGGGCCGCCGGACCCGGGCCGCGCGGCGGCGACGGCGCCGGCGGCGAGGGCCGACGGGGCGGCGAGACCGGGACCCGCGGCGGGGGTCGGCGGCCCCGCGAGGGGCGACACAGCGGCGGCGAGGGCCGTGCGCCGCACGGGCGGGCCGAGCGGCGCAGACTCGCCCGCAAGGTCAAGCGGCGCCGGCGGCGCTCCGCCGTCACGGAGATCCCGCTCCTCCTCACCGTCGCCGTCCTCATCGCCCTGGCCCTGAAGACCTTCCTGGTGCAGGCCTTCGTCATCCCCTCCGGGTCGATGGAGCAGACCATCCGGATCGACGACCGGGTGCTCGTCGACAAACTGACACCCTGGTTCGGGGCCACCCCGCAGCGCGGCGACGTCGTCGTCTTCAGGGACCCCGGCAACTGGCTCCAGCAGGACCCCGCGCCGCCGGCCGACGACCCCGTCGGCGTCAAGCAGCTCAAACAGGCCCTGACCTTCATCGGACTGCTGCCCTCGGCCGACGAGCAGGACCTGATCAAGCGGGTGGTCGCGGTCGGCGGGGACACCGTGAAGTGCTGCGGCGAGGACGGCAGGCTCACGGTCAACGGCGTACCGGTGGAGGAACCGTATCTGCACCCCGGGAACGCGCCGTCGACGATCCCCTTCGAGGTGAAGGTCCCGCCGGGCCGGATCTTCGTGCTCGGCGACCACCGGTCCGACTCGGCCGACTCGCGCTTCCACCTCGACGAGAAGGACCACGGCACCGTCTCCGAGGACCAGGTGGTGGGCCGCGCCGTCGTCATCGCCTGGCCCGTGGGCCACTGGCGGCGCCTGGAGGAGCGGTCCGCGTTCGCGTCCGTCCCGGACGGCGGCGCGGTGCGCGCGGCCGAGGCGGGGGGCCCGTCGCATAGTGTGTCCCAGCGGAACACGAACGGATTGCCCTGGCTCCCGACCCCTGCGGAACTTCTGCTCGTTATGGGAGTGGTGGGCCTGTCCCTGTCCTGGGACGGGCGATTGCACGGAGTGAGGAGTGGATGTGGGGGATTTGGCCGTCGGCGCACGGTCCGGACACGGCGAGCCCGAGAAGAGGCCCGAGCGGCCCGCACCGGCGGCGGCCATGACGGATGA
- the lepB gene encoding signal peptidase I, whose translation MDTEAQHTERDRSSGEEERSRSARVSGTGTDGDAVRGGDRAVRGDGDAVRGGDRAVRGDGEVAGDGDGGARDDDAGGTPSGLLTWRRTGLIGGACMVFLLLFSHFVLQPFLIPSGSMEPTLRVGDRILVNKLAYRFGGEPSRGDVVVFDGTGSFVQGQPEGNPVSGLLRDAAAALGLAEPAETDFVKRVVGTGGDRVICCDKDGRLTVNGVPVPETYVMLGDRPSDVPFDIVVPDGTLWVMGDHRSQSSDSRDHLGRPGGGMVPVDKVVGRADWIGWPVGRWSTVPGTDAFDAVPERTAGGHG comes from the coding sequence ATGGACACCGAAGCACAGCACACGGAGCGCGACCGCTCCTCCGGCGAGGAGGAGCGGTCGCGCTCCGCGCGCGTTTCCGGGACGGGCACGGACGGTGACGCGGTACGGGGCGGTGACCGGGCCGTACGAGGTGACGGTGACGCGGTACGGGGCGGTGACCGGGCCGTACGAGGTGACGGCGAGGTCGCGGGAGACGGTGACGGAGGCGCACGGGACGACGATGCGGGGGGCACGCCCTCCGGGCTCCTGACCTGGCGCCGCACGGGACTCATCGGCGGCGCCTGCATGGTGTTCCTGCTGCTGTTCAGCCACTTCGTGCTGCAGCCCTTCCTCATCCCCAGCGGCTCCATGGAGCCCACCCTCCGGGTCGGCGACCGGATCCTGGTCAACAAGCTGGCGTACCGTTTCGGCGGCGAGCCGAGCCGCGGTGACGTCGTCGTCTTCGACGGCACCGGGTCCTTCGTCCAGGGACAGCCCGAGGGGAACCCGGTCAGCGGCCTGCTGCGGGACGCCGCGGCCGCCCTCGGCCTCGCCGAACCCGCCGAGACCGACTTCGTCAAGCGGGTCGTCGGCACCGGCGGCGACCGGGTGATCTGCTGCGACAAGGACGGCCGCCTCACCGTCAACGGCGTGCCCGTACCCGAGACGTACGTGATGCTGGGCGACCGTCCCTCCGACGTGCCCTTCGACATCGTGGTGCCGGACGGCACCCTCTGGGTGATGGGCGACCACCGCAGCCAGTCCAGCGACTCCCGCGACCACCTCGGCCGGCCCGGCGGAGGCATGGTGCCGGTCGACAAGGTCGTCGGGCGCGCCGACTGGATCGGCTGGCCGGTCGGCCGCTGGTCCACCGTGCCCGGCACCGACGCCTTCGACGCCGTACCGGAACGGACCGCCGGCGGCCATGGGTAG
- the rplS gene encoding 50S ribosomal protein L19, producing the protein MASLLDQVNSASLRSDVPAFRPGDTVNVHVRVIEGNRSRIQQFKGVVIRRQGSGVSETFTVRKVSFSVGVERTFPVNSPIFEKIELVSRGDVRRAKLYYLRELRGKAAKIKEKRDN; encoded by the coding sequence ATGGCCTCCCTGCTCGACCAGGTCAACTCCGCTTCGCTGCGGTCCGACGTCCCGGCCTTCCGCCCCGGCGACACCGTGAACGTCCACGTTCGCGTCATCGAGGGCAACCGCTCCCGTATCCAGCAGTTCAAGGGCGTCGTCATCCGCCGTCAGGGCTCGGGCGTCTCTGAGACCTTCACGGTCCGCAAGGTCTCCTTCTCCGTGGGCGTCGAGCGCACCTTCCCGGTGAACAGCCCGATCTTCGAGAAGATCGAGCTCGTCTCCCGCGGTGACGTCCGTCGCGCCAAGCTCTACTACCTGCGTGAGCTGCGCGGCAAGGCCGCCAAGATCAAGGAGAAGCGCGACAACTGA
- the trmD gene encoding tRNA (guanosine(37)-N1)-methyltransferase TrmD gives MRLDVVTIFPEYLEPLNVSLVGKARARGRLDVHVHDLRDWTYDRHNTVDDTPYGGGPGMVMKTEPWGDALDQVLSDGYEAGAHGPVLVVPTPSGRPFTQELAVELSERPWLIFTPARYEGIDRRVMDEYATRMPVYEVSIGDYVLAGGEAAVLVVTEAVARLLPGVLGNAESHRDDSFAPGAMANLLEGPVYTKPPEWRGRTIPDVLLSGHHGKIARWRRDEAFRRTAANRPDLIERCDPAAFDKKDREILSMLGWAPEPGGRFWRRPQSVEE, from the coding sequence ATGCGCCTCGACGTCGTCACGATCTTCCCCGAGTACCTGGAACCGCTGAACGTCTCCCTCGTCGGCAAGGCCCGCGCCCGCGGCCGCCTCGACGTGCACGTCCACGACCTGCGCGACTGGACCTACGACCGGCACAACACCGTCGACGACACCCCGTACGGCGGCGGCCCCGGCATGGTCATGAAGACCGAACCCTGGGGCGACGCCCTCGACCAGGTCCTCTCCGACGGCTACGAGGCCGGCGCCCACGGCCCGGTCCTCGTCGTCCCCACCCCCAGCGGCCGCCCCTTCACCCAGGAGCTCGCCGTCGAACTCTCCGAGCGGCCCTGGCTGATCTTCACGCCCGCCCGCTACGAGGGCATCGACCGCCGCGTCATGGACGAGTACGCCACCCGGATGCCCGTCTACGAGGTGTCCATCGGCGACTACGTCCTGGCCGGCGGAGAGGCCGCCGTCCTGGTCGTCACCGAAGCCGTCGCCCGGCTCCTGCCCGGCGTCCTCGGCAACGCCGAGTCGCACCGGGACGACTCCTTCGCCCCGGGCGCCATGGCCAACCTCCTGGAGGGGCCCGTCTACACCAAGCCCCCCGAGTGGCGCGGCCGCACCATCCCCGACGTGCTCCTCAGCGGACACCACGGCAAGATCGCACGCTGGCGACGGGACGAGGCGTTCCGCCGCACCGCCGCCAACCGGCCCGACCTCATCGAGCGCTGCGACCCCGCCGCCTTCGACAAGAAGGACCGCGAGATCCTCTCCATGCTGGGCTGGGCCCCCGAGCCCGGTGGCCGATTTTGGCGCAGGCCGCAGAGCGTGGAAGAATAG
- the rimM gene encoding ribosome maturation factor RimM (Essential for efficient processing of 16S rRNA) has translation MQLVVARIGRAHGIKGEVTVEVRTDEPELRLGPGAVLHTDPASVGPLTIETGRVHSGRLLLRFEGVKDRNAAEALRNTLLIADVDPDELPEEEDEYYDHQLVDLDVVLADGTEIGVISEISHLPSQDLFIVERPDGSEVMVPFVSEIVTEIDLENQRAVIAPPPGLIDDSEAVVASTRDAGAEASEPAAAGNADGEGPDGEGDVQKDAP, from the coding sequence GTGCAGTTGGTAGTCGCACGGATCGGCCGCGCCCACGGCATCAAGGGCGAGGTCACCGTCGAGGTGCGGACCGACGAGCCCGAGCTGCGGCTCGGACCCGGCGCCGTCCTGCACACCGACCCGGCCTCCGTCGGGCCGCTCACCATCGAGACCGGCCGGGTGCACAGCGGCCGGCTGCTGCTCCGCTTCGAGGGCGTGAAGGACCGCAACGCCGCCGAAGCCCTGCGCAACACCCTCCTCATCGCCGACGTCGACCCCGACGAGCTGCCCGAGGAAGAGGACGAGTACTACGACCACCAGCTCGTCGACCTCGACGTCGTCCTCGCCGACGGCACCGAGATCGGCGTGATCTCCGAGATCTCCCACCTGCCGTCGCAGGACCTCTTCATCGTGGAGCGGCCCGACGGCAGCGAGGTGATGGTCCCGTTCGTCTCGGAGATCGTCACCGAGATCGACCTGGAGAACCAGCGGGCCGTGATCGCCCCGCCGCCGGGCCTCATCGACGACAGCGAGGCCGTCGTCGCCTCCACGCGCGACGCCGGCGCCGAGGCTTCCGAGCCCGCCGCTGCCGGAAACGCCGACGGTGAGGGCCCCGACGGTGAGGGCGACGTGCAGAAGGACGCCCCCTGA
- a CDS encoding RNA-binding protein, translating to MLEEALEHLVKGIVDNPDDVQVASRNLRRGRVLEVRVHPDDLGKVIGRNGRTARALRTVVGAIGGRGIRVDLVDVDQVR from the coding sequence ATGCTCGAGGAGGCTCTCGAGCACCTCGTGAAGGGCATCGTGGACAACCCCGACGACGTGCAGGTCGCCTCGCGCAACCTGCGCCGCGGTCGCGTGCTGGAGGTTCGGGTGCACCCCGACGACCTCGGCAAGGTGATCGGCCGCAACGGCCGCACCGCGCGTGCGCTGCGGACCGTCGTGGGCGCCATCGGCGGCCGTGGCATCCGGGTCGACCTCGTCGACGTGGACCAGGTCCGCTGA
- the rpsP gene encoding 30S ribosomal protein S16, with protein MAVKIKLKRLGKIRQPHYRIVVADSRTRRDGRAIEEIGLYHPTYNPSKIEVDSERAQYWLSVGAQPTEPVLAILKLTGDWQKHKGLPAPEKPLLAPATKEAKRATFDEFAKALEGDDTKGEAITPKAKKADKKADEAAEAESTESTEA; from the coding sequence GTGGCAGTCAAGATCAAGCTCAAGCGCCTCGGCAAGATCCGCCAGCCGCACTACCGCATCGTCGTCGCCGACTCCCGCACCCGCCGGGACGGTCGTGCGATCGAGGAGATCGGCCTCTACCACCCGACGTACAACCCGTCGAAGATCGAGGTCGACTCCGAGCGCGCGCAGTACTGGCTGTCCGTCGGCGCCCAGCCGACCGAGCCGGTTCTCGCCATCCTGAAGCTCACCGGCGACTGGCAGAAGCACAAGGGCCTCCCCGCTCCGGAGAAGCCGCTGCTCGCCCCGGCGACCAAGGAAGCCAAGCGCGCCACCTTCGACGAGTTCGCCAAGGCGCTCGAGGGTGACGACACCAAGGGTGAGGCCATCACCCCGAAGGCCAAGAAGGCCGACAAGAAGGCGGACGAGGCTGCTGAGGCCGAGTCCACCGAGTCGACCGAGGCCTGA
- a CDS encoding class I SAM-dependent methyltransferase, translating to MTPTLVPHHPARDWAEIQERMLVPLYEAVYDRLGVGAGSRVLDLGCGSGLALLMAAARGARVAGVDRDHARVALARERLPEGTPLTADLPQDGPYDVVTAFHGTAALGRDPAALTRSAQRGAALVLAGWGPPERCATTSVLGLAARLTGWRPAPREDLDGAVLAAGLRPDGSGRVACPFGYADADSAVRGLLSTGEFDAAVRATDPGQVEKELLEALEPYVRPDGTVWMPNVFRYVIARVP from the coding sequence ATGACACCTACGCTCGTCCCGCACCACCCCGCGCGCGACTGGGCCGAGATCCAGGAACGCATGCTCGTGCCGCTCTACGAGGCGGTGTACGACCGGCTCGGCGTGGGCGCCGGGTCGCGGGTGCTCGACCTCGGCTGCGGCTCCGGTCTCGCGCTGCTGATGGCGGCGGCCCGGGGCGCGCGGGTGGCCGGCGTCGACCGGGACCACGCGCGCGTGGCGCTGGCCAGGGAACGTCTGCCGGAGGGGACGCCGTTGACGGCGGACCTGCCGCAGGACGGTCCCTACGACGTGGTCACGGCCTTCCACGGGACGGCCGCGCTCGGCAGGGACCCGGCTGCCCTCACCCGTTCGGCCCAGCGGGGCGCGGCGTTGGTGCTGGCCGGCTGGGGGCCGCCGGAGCGGTGCGCGACGACGTCGGTGCTGGGGCTCGCGGCGCGTCTGACCGGCTGGCGTCCGGCGCCCCGTGAGGACCTGGACGGGGCGGTCCTGGCGGCGGGGCTGCGCCCGGACGGCTCGGGCCGGGTGGCGTGCCCGTTCGGCTACGCCGATGCGGACAGCGCGGTGCGGGGGCTGCTGTCCACGGGCGAGTTCGACGCGGCCGTCCGGGCGACGGACCCGGGTCAGGTGGAGAAGGAGCTCCTGGAGGCGCTCGAACCGTACGTGCGCCCCGACGGCACGGTGTGGATGCCGAACGTCTTCCGGTACGTCATCGCCCGGGTGCCGTAG
- the ftsH gene encoding ATP-dependent zinc metalloprotease FtsH, translating into MANPVPPRDRTDQPWRSEGAPPPPAKRKMPGGWGGLILTALAVYLIANIVLSFFNEGDGPTISYTEFDKQVAAGNVTKIYSKGDAIQGQLKNKQPVPDGEGDYTKFTTQRPAFADDDLWAQLTRQKVVVTAEPVVQERSFLSNLLISLAPMLLLVLLWVFVARRMSSGLGGAGGMLGRKAPPKPVELESGKRTTFEDVAGIDEVEGELNDVVDFLKNPGAYRELGAKMPRGVLLAGPPGTGKTLLARAVAGEAGVPFFSASASEFIEMIVGVGASRVRELFAEARKVAPAIIFIDEIDTIGRARGAGAGMGGHDEREQTLNQILTEMDGFTGSEGVIVLAATNRADVLDPALTRPGRFDRIVHVNPPDRGGREAILRIHTREIPLAEDVDLEHVAKTTPGMTGAELANLANEAALLAVKRRQKAVTRSDVSDALEKVQLGAERPLVMPPEERRRTAYHESGHALLGMLQPGADPVRKITIVPRGRALGVTLSTPESDKYAYTEDYLRGRIIGALGGMAAEQVVFGVITTGAESDLEQVTKIARGMAGRWGMSERVGRLTAIPGDAQQAYGLSAAPATLDAVDEEMRRIVDECYESALRQLREHRDRLDALAEALLENETLEEDAAYRAAGIPRRTEQPPAGPAEA; encoded by the coding sequence GTGGCCAACCCCGTACCCCCGCGCGACCGGACCGACCAGCCCTGGCGCTCGGAAGGGGCGCCGCCTCCGCCGGCGAAGAGGAAGATGCCCGGCGGCTGGGGCGGTCTCATCCTCACCGCGCTCGCCGTCTACCTCATCGCCAACATCGTGCTGTCGTTCTTCAACGAGGGCGACGGGCCGACCATCTCGTACACCGAGTTCGACAAGCAGGTCGCCGCCGGCAACGTCACCAAGATCTACTCCAAGGGCGACGCCATCCAGGGCCAGCTGAAGAACAAGCAGCCGGTCCCCGACGGCGAGGGCGACTACACCAAGTTCACCACCCAGCGGCCCGCCTTCGCCGACGACGACCTGTGGGCCCAGCTCACCCGGCAGAAGGTCGTCGTCACCGCCGAACCGGTCGTCCAGGAACGCAGCTTCCTGTCCAACCTGCTGATCTCGCTCGCCCCCATGCTGCTGCTCGTCCTGCTGTGGGTGTTCGTCGCCCGCCGCATGAGCTCGGGCCTGGGCGGAGCCGGCGGCATGCTGGGCCGCAAGGCCCCGCCCAAGCCGGTCGAGCTGGAGAGCGGCAAACGCACCACCTTCGAGGACGTCGCCGGCATCGACGAGGTCGAGGGCGAGCTCAACGACGTCGTCGACTTCCTGAAGAACCCCGGCGCCTACCGCGAGCTCGGCGCCAAGATGCCCCGTGGCGTGCTGCTCGCCGGCCCGCCCGGAACCGGCAAGACCCTGCTCGCCCGCGCCGTCGCAGGAGAGGCCGGGGTGCCGTTCTTCTCCGCCTCGGCCTCCGAGTTCATCGAGATGATCGTGGGCGTCGGCGCGTCCCGGGTGCGCGAGCTGTTCGCCGAGGCCCGCAAGGTCGCCCCCGCCATCATCTTCATCGACGAGATCGACACCATCGGCCGGGCCCGCGGCGCGGGCGCCGGCATGGGCGGCCACGACGAGCGCGAACAGACCCTCAACCAGATCCTCACCGAGATGGACGGCTTCACCGGCTCCGAAGGCGTCATCGTCCTCGCCGCCACCAACCGCGCCGACGTCCTCGACCCCGCCCTGACCCGGCCCGGCCGCTTCGACCGGATCGTCCACGTCAACCCGCCCGACCGCGGCGGGCGCGAGGCCATCCTGCGCATCCACACCCGCGAGATCCCCCTCGCCGAGGACGTCGACCTCGAACACGTCGCCAAGACCACGCCCGGCATGACCGGCGCCGAACTCGCCAACCTCGCCAACGAGGCGGCCCTCCTCGCGGTGAAGCGCCGGCAGAAGGCCGTCACCCGATCGGACGTCTCCGACGCCCTGGAGAAGGTGCAGCTCGGCGCCGAACGGCCGCTGGTCATGCCGCCCGAGGAGCGGCGGCGCACCGCGTACCACGAGAGCGGCCACGCCCTGCTCGGCATGCTCCAGCCCGGCGCCGACCCCGTCCGCAAGATCACCATCGTGCCGCGCGGCCGGGCCCTCGGCGTCACGCTGTCCACCCCGGAGTCCGACAAGTACGCCTACACCGAGGACTACCTGCGCGGCCGGATCATCGGCGCGCTCGGCGGCATGGCGGCCGAACAGGTCGTCTTCGGCGTCATCACCACCGGCGCCGAGAGCGACCTGGAACAGGTCACGAAGATCGCCCGGGGCATGGCGGGCCGCTGGGGCATGAGCGAACGCGTCGGCCGGCTGACCGCGATCCCCGGCGACGCCCAGCAGGCGTACGGCCTGTCGGCTGCACCCGCCACCCTCGACGCCGTCGACGAGGAGATGCGCCGCATCGTCGACGAGTGCTACGAGAGCGCCCTGCGGCAGCTGCGCGAGCACCGCGACCGGCTCGACGCCCTCGCCGAGGCCCTCCTGGAGAACGAGACCCTGGAAGAGGACGCGGCCTACCGTGCGGCGGGCATCCCGCGCCGCACGGAGCAACCGCCCGCCGGGCCCGCGGAGGCGTGA
- the ffh gene encoding signal recognition particle protein, translating into MFDTLSDRLSATFKSLRGKGRLTEQDIDSAAREIRIALLEADVALPVVRAFISRVKERAVGVEVSKALNPSQQFIKIVNDELVAILGGETRRLRFAKTAPTVIMLAGLQGAGKTTLAGKLGLWLKGQGHSPLLVACDLQRPNAVNQLSVVADRAGVAFYGPQPGNGVGDPVQVAKDSIEYARSKVYDVVIVDTAGRLGIDQELMQQAADIRDAVSPDEILFVVDAMIGQDAVNTAEAFRDGVGFDGVVLSKLDGDARGGAALSIAHVTGKQIMFASNGEKLDDFDAFHPDRMASRILGMGDILSLIEKAEQTFSQEEAAKMASKLASKKGQEFTLDDFLAQMEQVRKMGSISKLLGMLPGMAQMKEQINNIDEREVDRVGAIIKSMTPAERQDPTIINGSRRARIAKGSGVEVSAVKGLIERFFEARKMMSRMAQGGGMPGMPGIPGMGGGPGRQKKQIKQAKGKRKSGNPMKRKAEEQAAQAKREQAQAGGAFGLPAAGQGPGDFELPDEFKKFMG; encoded by the coding sequence GTGTTCGATACGCTTTCCGACCGCCTCAGCGCGACCTTCAAGTCCCTCCGGGGCAAAGGCCGCCTCACCGAGCAGGACATCGACAGCGCGGCTCGGGAAATCCGTATCGCCCTCCTCGAGGCCGATGTCGCCCTTCCCGTCGTCCGCGCGTTCATCTCCCGCGTCAAGGAGCGGGCCGTCGGAGTCGAGGTCTCCAAGGCCCTGAATCCGTCGCAGCAGTTCATCAAGATCGTCAACGATGAGCTGGTCGCCATCCTCGGTGGCGAGACCCGCCGCCTCCGGTTCGCCAAGACCGCGCCCACCGTGATCATGCTCGCCGGTCTCCAGGGTGCCGGTAAGACCACCCTCGCCGGAAAGCTCGGCCTCTGGCTCAAGGGCCAGGGCCACTCCCCGCTGCTCGTCGCCTGCGACCTCCAGCGCCCCAACGCCGTCAACCAGCTCTCGGTCGTCGCCGACCGCGCGGGCGTGGCCTTCTACGGCCCGCAGCCCGGCAACGGCGTCGGAGACCCGGTCCAGGTCGCCAAGGACTCGATCGAGTACGCCCGGTCGAAGGTGTACGACGTCGTCATCGTCGACACCGCCGGCCGCCTCGGCATCGACCAGGAGCTGATGCAGCAGGCAGCGGACATCCGCGACGCCGTCAGCCCCGACGAGATCCTCTTCGTCGTCGACGCCATGATCGGTCAGGACGCGGTCAACACCGCCGAGGCGTTCCGCGACGGCGTCGGCTTCGACGGCGTCGTGCTGTCCAAGCTCGACGGCGACGCCCGCGGTGGTGCCGCGCTCTCCATCGCGCACGTCACCGGCAAGCAGATCATGTTCGCCTCCAACGGCGAGAAGCTGGACGACTTCGACGCGTTCCACCCGGACCGCATGGCGTCCCGCATCCTCGGCATGGGCGACATCCTGTCGCTCATCGAGAAGGCCGAGCAGACCTTCAGCCAGGAAGAGGCCGCCAAGATGGCCTCCAAGCTGGCGTCCAAGAAGGGCCAGGAGTTCACGCTCGACGACTTCCTCGCCCAGATGGAGCAGGTCCGCAAGATGGGCTCCATCTCCAAGCTCCTCGGCATGCTCCCCGGCATGGCCCAGATGAAGGAGCAGATCAACAACATCGACGAGCGCGAGGTCGACCGCGTCGGCGCGATCATCAAGTCGATGACCCCGGCCGAGCGCCAGGACCCGACGATCATCAACGGCTCGCGCCGCGCCCGCATCGCCAAGGGTTCCGGCGTCGAGGTCAGCGCCGTGAAGGGCCTGATCGAGCGCTTCTTCGAGGCGCGCAAGATGATGTCGCGGATGGCGCAGGGCGGCGGCATGCCCGGCATGCCGGGGATCCCGGGCATGGGCGGCGGCCCCGGCCGGCAGAAGAAGCAGATCAAGCAGGCCAAGGGCAAGCGCAAGAGCGGCAACCCGATGAAGCGGAAGGCCGAGGAGCAGGCCGCGCAGGCGAAGCGCGAGCAGGCGCAGGCCGGCGGCGCGTTCGGGCTGCCGGCGGCGGGCCAGGGGCCGGGCGACTTCGAGCTCCCGGACGAGTTCAAGAAGTTCATGGGCTGA